The genomic stretch ACTTCGGCGACATCATCAAACGCGATCCCGATGACGAGGATGGCCAGCTCCATGCGCGCTACGTAAACCTTTTGAGCCACGGTAATTATTCCCTGTTCGAGCCCGTTGAGATGCTGGAAGAAAACAAAGAGATCTTCCGCAAGATTCTCAATGATTTCATGAACAACTACCGCTTCAACCCGGAGCTTTTCCCTGAAGTGGCTGAGGAGTCAATCGCATGACCGAACAAGACCAAATCCGTTTGGGCAAAGTACTTTGGGCTATTGCCGACGAACTTCGCGGCGCGATGAACGCCGACGACTTTCGCGACTACATGCTGTCGTTTTTGTTTCTGCGCTACCTCTCGGACAACTACGAAGAGGCCGCCAGGCGGGAGCTGGGCGATGACTGGCCGAAACTTCCAGAAGGTGAGCGCCGCTCGCCGCTCGCGGTGTGGTACGAGCAGAACCCGGATGACATCGCGATGTTCGAGGACCAGATGCGCCGCAAGGTGCACTACGTCATCAAGCCCGAATACCTGTGGAGCAGCATCGCCGAAATGGCGCGCACGCAGGATGCGGAACTGCTTCACACCCTGCAGAAGGGCTTCAAGTTCATCGAGAACGAATCCTTCGCCAGCAGCTTCCAGGGGCTGTTCTCGGAAATCAACCTGGATTCCGACAAGCTCGGCAAGAACTACCCGCAGCGCAATGCGCGGCTGTGCAAGATCATCCAGCGGATCAACGAAGGATTGGCCGAGTTTCCGCGCGAGCGCGATTTGTTAGGCGACGCCTACGAGTACCTGATCGGCCAGTTTGCCGCAGGCTCCGGCAAGAAGGCGGGCGAGTTCTACACGCCGCAACAGATCTCCAGCATACTTTCGGGAATCGTGTCGTTGGATGCGCAGGACCCCAAGAGTGGCAAGCGCGAGAGGCTCGGCAGGGTGCTGGATTTCGCCTGCGGCTCGGGTTCTTTGCTCTTAAATGTGTGGCGCCGGATGGGTCGGCACGGCGTGGGCAAGCTCTACGGCCAGGAAAAGAACATCACCACCTACAACCTGGCGCGCATGAACATGCTGCTGCATGGCCTCAAGGACACGGAGTTTGAGATCTTTCACGGCGATTCCCTGCTGAACGAATGGCCGCTGTTGCGTGAGGAAAACCCGGCCAAGAAGATCGAGTTTGACGCCGTGGTCGCCAATCCGCCCTTTAGCTACCGTTGGGACCCCAGCGAGGAACTGGCCGAAGACTTCCGCTTCAAAGACTATGGCTTGGCGCCCAAATCTGCCGCCGACTTCGCCTTCTTGCTGCACGGCTTCCATTTCCTGCATCGCGAGGGTACCATGGCCATTATCCTGCCGCACGGCGTGCTGTTTCGCGGTAACGCGGAGGCCAAAATCCGCAGGAAGCTGCTCAAAGACGGCAACATCGATACGGTGATCGGGCTGGCGCCGAATCTTTTCTACTCGACCGGCATCCCGGTGTGCATCCTGGTGCTGAAGAAATGCAAGAAGTTCGACGATGTGCTCTTCATCAACGCCGCCGAGCTCTACGAGAAGGGCAAACGCCAGAACCGCCTGCTGCCCGAGCATATCGACAAGATCGTTGAAACCTACCAATACCGCCGCGAGGTGAGGGAGGAGTTACCAAACGGAGCCATCTTCGCATCGCGCCGCGTGAGCATGGAGGAGATCGAAGAGAACGATTTCAACCTGAACATCACGCGCTATGTAAGTACTGCCGCGTCGGATGAAGAGGTGGACTTGAAAGGCGTGGGCGACGAGTTGCGTGCTCTGACTGAGAAGATAGCGCAGGCTACCCGCAAGCACAATCAGTTTTTGATCGAGCTTGGCTTGCCGGGACTTCCTGAGGGGTAGGGAGCCTCCGCCAGATACAGCATCCAGCTCAAGGGCAAGGACTTCTCCCCCAAGCGCAGCTGACCCGGTGCGCGACAAGCCCCGCCGTTCACGGCGGGGAAGGATAGCGCGGACGGCGCAGCCGTCCTATAATGTAAACGCCGGCAACAACCACGTCGGCCTACGGCGGGGCACGCCGGAAGTAACGCCTGCGGAGATACGGGTAGCGGTTGCGCACTCGGCCCAGGAACCCACCGAGACGTATTTTCGCCGAGCGTAGTGTGGGGAAGCGACTCAGGGGTAGCAACAGGCCGCACCTGGGCGCCGTAGGAATCCCCGGACTTCAGGCCGGGGAGGATGTCAAAACGACTAAACCCACCATCGACCACATCCTCGCCCCCAAGCCCGCGCTGCGCCCGCGCATCTACGCCTACAGCATCGCCGACGCGGCGCACGCGGGTCTCTCGAAGGTCGGTGTCGGAGATCGCCTGCGGCGTGAACTGGCCGCAACCGTGGAGAACTGAAGCATGACCCCACGAACCTTAAGCCGCGACGACATCCTCGCCGAACTACGACGCCTCAAGCCGGAGCTTTCGCGTCGCTACGGGGTGAACCGCATGGCGCTTTTTGGATCCTTTGCCAAAGGCGAAGCGCGCCCCGGCAGCGACATCGACGTCGTCGTCGAGCTGGATGAACCGGATCTCTTTGCCCTGGTCCACATCAAGGAAGAGCTGGAATCGGCGTTGCGGTGCTCGGTCGATATCATTCCCTACACCGAGCTGATGAACGGCTTCCTCAAAGCGCGCATCCAGCGCGAGGCTGTGTATGTCTGATCGGGAGTTGGTCAGGGCAGTCATCGCGCAGATCCTGACCGCGATTGGCCGCATCGAGCGCCGGGCCGCGCGCGTCACCCAACCCAGCGACTTTGTCTCGAGCGATACCGGACTCGACATGCTCGATGCCATCGCCATGATGCTGATTGCCATCGGCGAGAACTGCAAAAACCTGGACAAAATCACCGGCGGTACGCTCTTGGCCCGTTACCCCGATGTGGATTGGAAAGGGGTTAAGGGGATGCGCGACGTCATCAGCCACCACTACTTCGACATCAGCCCCGAGATCGTTTTCTCCGTTTGCCGCAAGCAGATCCCGCTGCTTCGGAGGACCTTCGAGGCGATGCTCACGGACCTCGACTCATGACGAAACCCATCGACCACATCCTCGCCCCCAAGCCCGCGCATATACGCCTACACCATCGAAGACGCGGCGCACGCGGGGCTGCTCAAGGTCGGGCAGACCACGCGTGAGGTAAAAGCGTGCGTGGCCGAGCAACTGCGCACCGCCGCCATCCAGAACTACCGCATCGAGCTGGACGAGGACGTCAGCCGCGAGTTGGCGCAGGAGTACGCCGCCGGGCTGGAGATGGCGAACGAGGACCTCAGCGAGCTATCGGTCCAGGAAACCGAGTTTCTGCCGATCACCACGCGGGCCTATCTGTACCTCTCCGGCACGCCGTTCCGGGCGCTGGCCACCGGCGAGTTCATCGAAGAGCAGATCTTCAACTGGACCTACACCGACGAGCAGCGGACGGGGGCGCGCTTCGCCGAGGAGCATCCGGGCGAGAAGAACCCCTACGCCGCACTGCCCGAGCTGCGCCTTTTGACCTACCAGATGCCCGACGAACTGCTGGCGGTGGCCAGCAGCGGCGGCTTCGACACCAAGACGATCACGCTCTCCTGCGGCAAGGTCACGACGGGCGTCACCGTGCCGCAGTGGTCGGCGATCCTGATGCTGCGCAACCTCCAGTCGCCGGAGACCTACTTTCAGGCGGCGTTTCGCGTGCAGTCGCCGTGGGTCATCCCGAACCCGGAAGGCGACGACCCGAACGCCGAAGCGATCGTCAAGCCGGTCTGTTTTGCTTCGACTTCGCGCCGACGCGGGCCTTGCGCCAGCTCTCCGAATACGCCATCGGCCTTGCGCTGCACGAGCCGAACCCGGAAAAGGCGGTGGCCGACCTGGTGTCGTTCCTGCCGGTGCTGGCCTACGACGGCGCGAACATGACGCAGATCGACGCCGGCGGCATCCTCGACATCGCCATGGCGGGCACCTCGGCCACGCTCCTGGCGCGCAAGTGGGAGTCGGCGCTGCTGGTGAACGTGGACAACGATACCCTGCGCCGCGTGCTGGGCAACCCTGAGGCGCTGGCCGCGGTAGAGCGCATCGAGGGCTGGCGCGCGCTGGGCGATAACATCCTCGAGGCCGTCATCAACCAGAGCGAGAAGATCAAGGTGCTCAAAAAGAAGGCGAAGACCGAGGAATTGACGCCCAGGGAGAAAAAAGAACTCTCGGACGAAGAGAAGGAATACAAATCCAAGCGCAAGCAGATTCAGGAAAAGCTGATCAAGTTCGCCACGCGGATTCCGGCGTTTATGTACCTGACCGACTTCCGTGAGAACACGCTGCAGGACGTGATCACCAAGCTGGAGCCGGAGCTGTTCCTGACCGTCACCGGCCTGACGGTCGAGGACTTTCACCTGCTGGTGCAGCTACGGGTCTTCAACACCGAACAGATGAACGCGGCGGTCTTCGCCTTCCGCCGCTACGAGGATGCCTCGCTGCGCTACGCCGGCATCGACAGCCATCCGGGCCTGAGGCATTACGGGCTGTACGACACCGTGGTAGCAAAGGAAGAGTAGGCATGAGGAAGCACTGCACGTTGGCGGGGAAAAGACCACTGACATCCTCCCTGTTCTGAGGAACGAGGGTTCCGTAGAGGTGACGATATAACTCAGCGGCTGGGGGCGCGCTCTGGAGTTGATGCCTTGCGCGCCGAAAGGCTTTTGGACTCAACCCCAAGCCGTAAACTCGAAGCCAGGGGGTGAGTATGGCCAGCTTGATTATTCGAAACCTCGACGAAACCACAAAGCAAGCCTTGCGGCTTCGCGCGGCGCAGCACGGCGTTTCGATGGAAGAGGAGGCGCGCCGCATCTTGCGGGCGGCGTTGGGAGTTACCCGCTATCCCGCGCGGCTTGGCAGCCACCTGCGCGACCGTTTTCAGGCAGTTGCCGATGAGGATTTCCACCTTCCCGAACGGCACAGGCCACGCAAACCGCCGCAACTGGGATGAGCTCGCATGATTTTGCTCGATACCAACGTGCTCTCCGAGTTCATGCGACCGCAGCCCTCGGCGCAAGTGGTTGCCTGGCTGGATGAGCAGCCCGCTGAAACGGTATGGGTCAGCGCCATCAGCCTCGCCGAGATTGAGCTGGGTCTGGCGCTCATGCCGAAAGACAAGCGGCAAATGGCACTGGCGCAAGCAGCTCAGGCGATGTTCGACGAAGATTTTGCTGGTCGCTGCTTGCCGTTCGATGAGGTCGCCGCTGTCCACTACGCGCGCATCGTAGCGGCGCGCATGTAAGCAGGCCGACCGATCAGCCTGGAGGATGCCCAAATCGCCGCGATCGCGCTGGCGCACGGCATGGTGTTGGCTACGCGCAACACCGCCGACTTTGAACGGATCGAGGGGCTTGATCTGGTCAATCCTTGGGCAGGTGGTGCCTGAGCATCTATGTGTTTTGGATGGCGGCGTTATAAGTGTCCCAACCCATTCCCCTCGAGCAACCCCCGCACCATCACCTTCTCCCCCCGCTTCACCGACTCCTCGGCGGCCACCCCCACCACCACACTCCAGAAGCCTTCCTCGGGCGTGGCGGCTGTAGAGGGCTGGCCGTCCATGGCCTCGATGAAGCGCAGGTGCTCGTAGTAGGTGGCTCCGCTGTGGCCGCTTTCTTCGATGAGGGCGGGGTAG from Meiothermus sp. Pnk-1 encodes the following:
- a CDS encoding type I restriction-modification system subunit M — encoded protein: MTEQDQIRLGKVLWAIADELRGAMNADDFRDYMLSFLFLRYLSDNYEEAARRELGDDWPKLPEGERRSPLAVWYEQNPDDIAMFEDQMRRKVHYVIKPEYLWSSIAEMARTQDAELLHTLQKGFKFIENESFASSFQGLFSEINLDSDKLGKNYPQRNARLCKIIQRINEGLAEFPRERDLLGDAYEYLIGQFAAGSGKKAGEFYTPQQISSILSGIVSLDAQDPKSGKRERLGRVLDFACGSGSLLLNVWRRMGRHGVGKLYGQEKNITTYNLARMNMLLHGLKDTEFEIFHGDSLLNEWPLLREENPAKKIEFDAVVANPPFSYRWDPSEELAEDFRFKDYGLAPKSAADFAFLLHGFHFLHREGTMAIILPHGVLFRGNAEAKIRRKLLKDGNIDTVIGLAPNLFYSTGIPVCILVLKKCKKFDDVLFINAAELYEKGKRQNRLLPEHIDKIVETYQYRREVREELPNGAIFASRRVSMEEIEENDFNLNITRYVSTAASDEEVDLKGVGDELRALTEKIAQATRKHNQFLIELGLPGLPEG
- a CDS encoding PIN domain-containing protein: MILLDTNVLSEFMRPQPSAQVVAWLDEQPAETVWVSAISLAEIELGLALMPKDKRQMALAQAAQAMFDEDFAGRCLPFDEVAAVHYARIVAARM
- a CDS encoding nucleotidyltransferase family protein encodes the protein MTPRTLSRDDILAELRRLKPELSRRYGVNRMALFGSFAKGEARPGSDIDVVVELDEPDLFALVHIKEELESALRCSVDIIPYTELMNGFLKARIQREAVYV
- a CDS encoding DUF86 domain-containing protein, giving the protein MSDRELVRAVIAQILTAIGRIERRAARVTQPSDFVSSDTGLDMLDAIAMMLIAIGENCKNLDKITGGTLLARYPDVDWKGVKGMRDVISHHYFDISPEIVFSVCRKQIPLLRRTFEAMLTDLDS
- a CDS encoding plasmid stabilization protein, with product MASLIIRNLDETTKQALRLRAAQHGVSMEEEARRILRAALGVTRYPARLGSHLRDRFQAVADEDFHLPERHRPRKPPQLG